From the genome of Hymenobacter sp. PAMC 26628, one region includes:
- a CDS encoding LytR/AlgR family response regulator transcription factor: MNILILEDEELAARQTVDFLARAGLAPLAPPVLRSVAKALAWLETHPVPDLIFSDIELLDGNVFALYEQFRVTCPVIFTTAYDQFLLPAFRGNGIAYLLKPFDYAQFREALDKYQLLAGGPSTDAGASVLSPEVLRTLAQALRPSPGPQYKQRFSVRMRNGLYVLPVADVAYVQADAGVAFAVDAAGARYPLAGTLAEVERQLDPAHFGRLNRSELVNIAFVARVEAYFNNRLAVQLRTKPEAVLTTSAAQTPEFRRWLEG; encoded by the coding sequence ATGAACATCCTGATTCTGGAAGACGAAGAGCTGGCCGCCCGCCAAACGGTGGATTTCCTGGCCCGGGCCGGGCTGGCGCCGCTGGCCCCGCCCGTGCTGCGCAGCGTGGCCAAGGCCCTGGCCTGGCTGGAAACGCACCCCGTGCCGGATCTAATTTTCTCCGACATTGAGCTGCTCGACGGCAACGTGTTTGCGCTTTACGAGCAGTTTCGGGTGACGTGTCCGGTCATTTTCACCACTGCCTACGACCAGTTTTTGCTGCCAGCGTTCCGAGGCAACGGCATTGCCTACCTGCTCAAGCCGTTCGACTACGCCCAGTTTCGGGAAGCCCTGGACAAGTACCAGCTCCTGGCCGGGGGCCCCAGCACTGACGCTGGGGCCTCGGTGCTGAGCCCCGAGGTGCTGCGCACGCTGGCCCAGGCCCTACGCCCATCGCCGGGGCCCCAGTACAAGCAGCGGTTTTCGGTGCGGATGCGCAACGGCCTCTACGTGCTGCCCGTGGCCGACGTGGCCTACGTGCAAGCCGATGCGGGCGTGGCCTTCGCTGTGGACGCAGCTGGCGCGCGCTACCCGCTGGCCGGTACGCTGGCCGAGGTGGAGCGCCAGCTCGACCCCGCCCACTTCGGCCGCCTCAACCGCTCCGAGCTGGTGAACATTGCCTTCGTGGCGCGCGTGGAGGCCTACTTCAACAACCGGCTGGCGGTGCAGTTGCGCACCAAGCCCGAGGCGGTGCTCACCACCAGCGCCGCCCAAACGCCCGAGTTCCGGCGCTGGCTGGAAGGGTAG
- the rpsD gene encoding 30S ribosomal protein S4, with protein MARYTGPTSKIARRFAEPIFGPDKALNKKNYPPGQHGRGRRKKQSEYAVQLMEKQKVKYMYGMLEKQFENLFHKAASLPGITGDNLLSLLEARLDNTVYRLGIASTRRAARQLVGHKHITVNGEVVNIPSYHLRAGDIVAVREKSKSLEAIATSLSVRNSRQFSWLEWDGKELAGKFVNAPSRELIPEKIVEQLIVELYSK; from the coding sequence ATGGCACGTTATACCGGCCCCACGTCCAAGATTGCCCGTCGCTTCGCCGAGCCGATTTTCGGCCCGGACAAGGCGCTCAACAAGAAAAACTACCCTCCAGGCCAGCACGGCCGTGGCCGCCGCAAGAAGCAGTCGGAATACGCTGTGCAGCTAATGGAGAAGCAGAAAGTGAAGTATATGTACGGGATGCTCGAGAAGCAATTCGAGAACCTGTTTCATAAAGCAGCCAGCCTACCCGGCATTACGGGTGACAACTTGCTGAGTTTGCTGGAGGCGCGCCTCGACAACACGGTTTACCGTTTGGGCATTGCTTCGACCCGCCGCGCTGCTCGTCAACTGGTGGGCCACAAGCACATCACGGTGAACGGTGAAGTGGTGAACATTCCCTCGTACCACTTGCGTGCCGGCGACATTGTAGCTGTACGCGAGAAGTCGAAGTCGTTGGAAGCCATTGCTACCAGCCTTTCGGTTCGCAACTCGCGTCAGTTTTCGTGGCTGGAGTGGGATGGCAAGGAACTGGCTGGCAAATTTGTGAATGCGCCTTCGCGCGAGTTGATCCCTGAGAAAATCGTGGAGCAGCTCATTGTCGAATTGTATTCGAAGTAA
- the rpsM gene encoding 30S ribosomal protein S13, whose product MARIAGVDIPDNKRGEIALTYIFGIGRSNSQKILVKAGVDINKKVKDWTEEESGAIRAIIAAEHKTEGVLRSEVTTNIKRLMDIGCYRGLRHRKGLPVRGQRTKNNSRTRKGKRKTVAGKKKATK is encoded by the coding sequence ATGGCTCGTATCGCAGGGGTTGATATCCCGGACAACAAGCGCGGCGAAATCGCCCTGACTTACATTTTCGGCATTGGCCGGAGCAATTCCCAGAAAATTCTGGTTAAAGCAGGTGTTGACATTAATAAGAAAGTGAAAGACTGGACTGAGGAAGAGTCCGGCGCTATTCGCGCAATTATTGCTGCTGAGCACAAGACCGAGGGCGTGCTGCGCTCGGAAGTAACCACTAACATCAAGCGTTTGATGGACATCGGTTGCTACCGTGGTTTGCGTCACCGCAAAGGATTGCCCGTACGTGGCCAGCGTACCAAAAATAACTCGCGTACCCGCAAGGGTAAGCGTAAAACCGTAGCCGGCAAGAAGAAGGCAACGAAATAA
- the rplR gene encoding 50S ribosomal protein L18: protein MAFDKATRRKRIQRIIRTKVAGTSERPRLSVFRSNTGIYAQIIDDTAGRTLASASSKQVTAEGGNGVALAAAVGRQLAVVAQEKGISKVVFDRSGYLYHGRVKSLAEGAREGGLNF, encoded by the coding sequence ATGGCTTTTGACAAAGCAACCCGCAGAAAGCGGATCCAGCGCATCATCCGCACTAAGGTGGCTGGCACGTCCGAGCGGCCGCGGTTGTCGGTGTTCCGTAGTAACACGGGCATCTACGCTCAGATTATTGACGATACGGCTGGCCGTACTTTGGCTTCGGCTTCGTCTAAACAGGTAACTGCTGAAGGCGGTAACGGCGTAGCTTTGGCCGCCGCCGTTGGTCGGCAGTTGGCGGTGGTAGCCCAGGAGAAAGGTATATCGAAAGTGGTATTTGACCGTTCGGGCTACTTGTACCATGGCCGCGTAAAATCATTGGCAGAAGGAGCCCGCGAAGGCGGCCTCAATTTCTAA
- the map gene encoding type I methionyl aminopeptidase produces the protein MASGSIQYKTEEEIDLIRASAQLLAKAHGEVATLVKEGITTRQLDQRAEEFIRDHGGTPSFKGYNKFPFSLCVSPNAVVVHGFATDEPLKSGDILSIDCGVFLNGYHADSAYTYPIGEVTPEVLVLLRETKASLYKGIEKAVSGNRVGDISYAIQNHVGPLGYGVVRELVGHGVGASLHEKPEVPNYGKRGSGPLLQTGLVLAIEPMVNLGKKDVVQEADGWTIRTKDRKPSAHFEHTVVVRKDKAEILTSFEYIEKALQ, from the coding sequence ATGGCAAGCGGCAGCATTCAATACAAAACAGAGGAAGAGATTGACCTTATCCGTGCCAGTGCTCAACTGTTGGCCAAGGCTCATGGTGAAGTTGCTACCTTGGTGAAAGAAGGAATTACTACTCGTCAACTTGATCAACGAGCTGAGGAGTTTATCCGGGATCATGGTGGAACTCCTTCTTTTAAAGGCTATAACAAGTTTCCATTTAGCCTGTGCGTCTCACCCAATGCGGTGGTTGTACATGGATTCGCTACGGATGAGCCGTTGAAAAGCGGTGATATTCTATCGATTGATTGCGGCGTTTTCCTAAACGGATACCACGCCGATAGTGCTTACACTTACCCAATTGGGGAGGTGACCCCAGAGGTACTAGTCTTGTTGCGAGAAACCAAGGCAAGCCTGTACAAAGGGATTGAAAAAGCAGTGAGTGGCAACCGTGTTGGTGACATCAGCTACGCAATTCAGAACCATGTAGGGCCCCTAGGCTACGGCGTAGTTCGGGAGTTAGTAGGCCACGGTGTGGGAGCCAGCTTGCATGAAAAACCTGAAGTACCAAACTATGGTAAGCGAGGGTCTGGTCCTTTGCTTCAAACAGGTTTAGTATTGGCTATTGAGCCGATGGTGAACTTGGGCAAGAAGGATGTAGTGCAGGAAGCAGATGGCTGGACTATCCGTACCAAAGACCGCAAACCTTCAGCGCACTTTGAGCACACTGTTGTTGTTAGAAAAGATAAGGCGGAGATTCTCACGTCTTTTGAATACATCGAAAAAGCATTGCAGTAG
- a CDS encoding erythromycin esterase family protein — protein METIEAGRETFALFDKAFYANQLFLLGESHGVQRPQDVDFALLKHLNARAGVRTYVAEVDCAKAYYLNEYLRTGQDSTLRLVFRGWVADRSQWANQEFYQKIQRIRALNQTLPAARRIRFVGLDQLQDLPLAADYITALLRTAPLAPGLRSRVDSVVAVLRQPGGPGLPGVTQRAALALASGHLGSEYDDLRLALANAAYDLRAGRREDNIFANFQALVHTKRLAHEKMYGMWGLGHVLQSPLQNGFSDLAARIGQSTLPVHDKVVSVLCVFSECQMLYPTDGLPGPWQAAGQPYTVTDKFNHDGPLVTITGLADLKQRTAPGSTTLVRLDAPGAAATRQPIQLRYAPGMPPEQQMQFRPELPATAYVQYLVLIRGSGPVTPLGAPAAAVSSRR, from the coding sequence TTGGAAACCATTGAGGCGGGAAGGGAGACGTTTGCGCTGTTCGACAAAGCGTTTTATGCTAACCAACTGTTTTTACTGGGTGAATCGCACGGGGTTCAGCGTCCCCAAGACGTTGATTTTGCCCTGCTGAAGCACCTGAATGCCCGGGCAGGGGTACGCACCTACGTGGCAGAAGTGGACTGCGCCAAGGCGTATTATCTGAACGAATACCTGCGCACGGGCCAGGACAGTACCTTGCGACTAGTGTTCAGGGGCTGGGTAGCTGACCGGTCGCAGTGGGCCAATCAGGAGTTCTACCAGAAAATTCAACGCATCAGGGCCCTGAACCAGACGCTGCCGGCGGCGCGGCGCATCCGGTTCGTGGGGCTCGACCAGTTGCAAGATTTACCACTGGCTGCTGATTATATCACGGCGCTGCTGCGTACGGCGCCGCTGGCGCCCGGGCTGCGTAGCCGCGTTGATTCGGTGGTGGCAGTGCTGCGGCAGCCGGGGGGGCCGGGGCTTCCGGGAGTGACGCAGCGGGCAGCATTGGCGCTGGCCAGCGGGCATTTGGGAAGCGAATACGATGACCTGCGCCTTGCGCTGGCGAATGCGGCCTACGACTTGCGAGCGGGTCGGCGGGAGGACAATATTTTTGCCAATTTCCAGGCGTTGGTGCATACCAAGCGGCTGGCCCACGAGAAGATGTACGGAATGTGGGGCCTGGGCCATGTGCTGCAAAGCCCACTGCAAAACGGCTTTTCGGACCTAGCTGCCCGGATTGGGCAGAGTACGCTGCCGGTGCACGACAAGGTGGTGTCGGTGCTGTGCGTGTTTAGCGAGTGCCAAATGCTGTACCCGACGGACGGCCTGCCGGGGCCCTGGCAGGCGGCGGGGCAGCCGTACACCGTGACCGATAAATTCAACCACGACGGGCCCTTGGTAACGATAACCGGCCTAGCCGACTTAAAGCAGCGCACCGCGCCGGGCAGCACCACGCTGGTGCGGCTCGACGCGCCGGGGGCCGCCGCCACCCGCCAGCCCATTCAATTGCGCTACGCGCCGGGGATGCCGCCGGAACAGCAGATGCAGTTCCGCCCCGAGCTGCCGGCCACAGCCTATGTGCAGTACTTGGTGCTGATACGCGGCTCGGGCCCCGTAACGCCGCTGGGGGCCCCAGCAGCGGCGGTATCCAGCCGCCGTTAA
- the rplO gene encoding 50S ribosomal protein L15 gives MNLSNLKPAVGSTKNQKRIGRGEGSTRGGTSTRGHKGAKSRSGYKRKSGFEGGQMPLQRRVPKFGFTNINRIEYKAINLDVLASLVEGTQATTLDAAYFVANGLVSKNAKIKVLGRGEVTTALEVHAHAFSKSAAEAIEKAGGKAVTL, from the coding sequence ATGAATCTTAGCAATCTAAAACCTGCTGTTGGCTCTACAAAGAACCAAAAGCGGATTGGCCGGGGCGAAGGCTCGACCCGTGGTGGTACGTCGACTCGGGGTCACAAAGGTGCCAAGTCACGCTCTGGCTATAAGCGCAAGTCGGGCTTTGAAGGCGGTCAAATGCCTCTGCAACGCCGGGTACCTAAGTTTGGCTTCACTAACATCAACCGCATCGAGTACAAAGCCATCAATCTTGATGTGTTAGCCTCGTTGGTTGAAGGTACACAGGCTACCACATTGGACGCGGCGTATTTTGTGGCTAATGGGTTAGTATCGAAAAACGCGAAAATCAAAGTTCTGGGCCGTGGTGAAGTCACTACTGCGTTAGAAGTTCATGCTCACGCCTTTTCCAAGTCGGCTGCAGAAGCCATTGAAAAAGCGGGCGGCAAAGCGGTAACGCTCTAA
- the rpmD gene encoding 50S ribosomal protein L30 gives MAQIQVKLVRSVIDRPERQKRTVKSLGLGKMNSTAQHESNPAILGMVKSVQHLVQVTEL, from the coding sequence ATGGCACAAATTCAAGTAAAGCTCGTGCGCAGCGTCATCGACCGCCCCGAGCGCCAAAAGCGCACCGTGAAATCGTTGGGCTTGGGTAAAATGAATAGCACTGCTCAGCACGAATCAAATCCTGCCATTTTGGGCATGGTTAAGAGCGTGCAGCATTTGGTGCAAGTAACCGAACTGTAG
- the rpmJ gene encoding 50S ribosomal protein L36, producing the protein MKVKTSVKKRSVDCKLVRRNGKLYVINKKNPRYKQRQG; encoded by the coding sequence ATGAAAGTCAAGACCTCGGTGAAAAAGCGCAGTGTGGACTGTAAACTCGTCCGCCGTAATGGCAAGCTGTACGTCATCAACAAAAAGAATCCCCGCTACAAGCAGCGTCAGGGATAA
- a CDS encoding CPBP family intramembrane glutamic endopeptidase: MPGLTEELAFRGVLLALLDRAFAGRVRVLGADMGWGAVASSLVFGLCHGLRVSPDLHVALQLLPMAIPTVGRFVLAWCRARSGSLLLPIFVHSGMNEAAQLVAVAKALL, encoded by the coding sequence ATGCCTGGGCTGACCGAGGAGCTTGCCTTTCGCGGGGTGTTGCTGGCGCTACTTGACCGGGCTTTTGCGGGCCGGGTGCGCGTACTGGGGGCCGACATGGGGTGGGGCGCGGTGGCCAGCTCGCTCGTTTTTGGGCTATGCCACGGCTTGCGCGTCAGCCCCGATTTGCACGTCGCACTGCAACTATTGCCGATGGCCATTCCGACCGTGGGTCGGTTTGTGCTGGCGTGGTGCCGGGCGCGGAGCGGCAGCCTACTGCTGCCCATTTTTGTGCACTCGGGCATGAACGAAGCAGCCCAGCTGGTGGCGGTGGCAAAGGCACTGCTTTGA
- the infA gene encoding translation initiation factor IF-1 — MAKQASIEQDGTILEALSNAMFRVELENGHQLIAHISGKMRMHYIKILPGDKVKLEMSPYDLSKGRIKYRYK; from the coding sequence ATGGCCAAACAAGCCTCTATTGAGCAGGACGGTACTATCCTCGAAGCCCTTTCCAACGCTATGTTTCGCGTGGAGTTGGAAAACGGTCACCAGCTAATTGCCCACATTTCGGGTAAGATGCGGATGCACTATATTAAAATTCTGCCGGGGGATAAAGTGAAGCTAGAAATGTCACCTTACGATTTGTCGAAGGGCCGAATTAAATACCGTTACAAATAA
- the rpsE gene encoding 30S ribosomal protein S5, translated as MGPDSDFKEKVVAINRVAKVVKGGRRFSFSAIVVVGDGNGTVGYGLGKANEVTDAIAKGIDDAKKNLVKVPMYKHTVPHVMQGKYSGGFVLVQPAAAGTGVIAGGAMRAVFESAGIKDVLAKSKGSSNPHNVVKATFDALSKMRDPLQIAQARGISLSRVFNG; from the coding sequence ATGGGCCCGGATTCTGACTTTAAAGAAAAAGTCGTTGCTATCAACCGTGTAGCGAAGGTGGTAAAAGGTGGTCGTCGCTTCAGCTTCTCTGCCATTGTGGTGGTGGGCGACGGTAACGGTACTGTAGGCTATGGCTTAGGTAAAGCTAACGAAGTAACCGATGCCATTGCTAAAGGCATTGACGACGCCAAGAAAAATTTGGTGAAGGTGCCGATGTACAAGCATACCGTACCTCATGTGATGCAAGGTAAATACAGCGGTGGTTTTGTGTTAGTGCAACCGGCTGCTGCTGGTACCGGCGTAATTGCTGGTGGGGCCATGCGTGCGGTATTCGAGAGCGCCGGTATTAAAGACGTACTAGCTAAGTCTAAGGGTTCGTCGAACCCTCACAACGTAGTGAAAGCTACCTTTGACGCTTTATCCAAAATGCGTGACCCGCTGCAAATCGCGCAGGCACGTGGTATTTCATTGTCCCGCGTATTTAACGGTTAA
- the rplQ gene encoding 50S ribosomal protein L17, producing MRHGKKINHLGRTTAHRHAMLSNMATSLIMHKRVTTTVAKAKALRQYVEPLLTKSKEDTTHSRRLVFAQLQEKEAIKELFGEVAGKIANRPGGYTRIIKLSASRLGDNADMCVIELVDYNDTLLEAKNATAEKATTTRRSRRRSGGAAPVAGDAAVTSATEMTGEAVAPNATVQQSAPEDTPTETVKDGESRDEAKADA from the coding sequence ATGCGGCACGGAAAAAAGATTAACCATTTGGGCCGGACTACCGCCCACCGCCACGCGATGCTGTCGAACATGGCAACGTCGCTCATCATGCACAAGCGCGTGACCACGACCGTTGCTAAGGCCAAGGCCTTGCGCCAGTACGTGGAGCCGCTGCTTACCAAGTCGAAAGAAGACACGACGCACTCGCGCCGCTTAGTGTTTGCTCAGTTGCAGGAGAAAGAGGCTATTAAGGAATTGTTCGGTGAAGTGGCGGGCAAAATTGCCAACCGCCCCGGCGGTTACACCCGCATCATCAAGTTGAGTGCTTCGCGCCTCGGTGACAACGCCGATATGTGCGTGATTGAGCTGGTGGACTACAACGATACCTTGCTGGAAGCCAAAAACGCTACTGCTGAGAAGGCCACCACAACGCGCCGTTCGCGCCGCCGCTCGGGTGGTGCCGCGCCGGTTGCCGGTGATGCCGCTGTGACTTCGGCCACCGAAATGACGGGTGAGGCCGTAGCGCCCAACGCTACCGTGCAGCAGTCAGCTCCGGAAGATACCCCCACCGAAACGGTGAAGGATGGCGAGAGCCGCGACGAGGCCAAAGCCGACGCGTAA
- a CDS encoding sensor histidine kinase has translation MNVLPAAPRLSRSDLGLVAAYWLVVGPILLVQYGADTGWSWARALPVVGATALLDTATVGVLVGGLLPLFLNRRHWLGLALLPLFLLLSGWAYVSLYGALLGHAVPLSGARLVLGAVAHAKSYGLLAVLLTGKRYFEAQQKVLQLRQAQTESELRHLKAQIDPHFLFNNLNVLRGLIQHDPAEAHEYLTRFAALYRFLIRHKNDDFVTLAEELQFVDEYIYLLRHRFGAAYEFWQELPAAAELHRLLVVPGTVQLLVENAIKHNAGDDDDPLRITIGATIGATAEALRVAHPRRPKRTAVDSLGTGLANLRERYRLLAGQEITVTATAATFAVAVPLVALAPGPPKPALR, from the coding sequence ATGAATGTTTTACCTGCCGCGCCGCGGCTTTCGCGCTCGGACCTGGGGCTGGTGGCTGCCTACTGGCTCGTGGTAGGGCCCATCTTGCTGGTGCAGTACGGGGCCGACACCGGCTGGAGCTGGGCCCGGGCGCTGCCGGTGGTGGGGGCTACGGCGCTGCTGGACACGGCCACGGTGGGCGTGCTGGTGGGCGGCTTGCTGCCGCTGTTCCTGAACCGACGGCATTGGCTGGGCCTGGCGCTGTTGCCCCTGTTTTTGCTGCTGAGCGGCTGGGCTTACGTCAGCCTCTATGGGGCCCTGCTGGGGCACGCGGTGCCGCTATCGGGGGCGCGGCTGGTGCTGGGGGCGGTGGCCCACGCCAAAAGCTACGGCCTGCTGGCCGTGCTGCTGACGGGCAAGCGCTACTTCGAGGCCCAGCAAAAGGTATTGCAGCTGCGGCAGGCCCAGACCGAAAGCGAGCTGCGCCACCTCAAGGCCCAGATTGACCCGCATTTCCTGTTCAACAACCTCAACGTGCTGCGGGGCCTCATCCAACACGACCCGGCCGAGGCCCACGAATACCTGACCCGTTTCGCCGCGCTCTACCGCTTTTTGATTCGCCATAAGAACGACGACTTTGTGACGCTGGCCGAGGAACTGCAATTTGTGGATGAATACATTTACCTGCTGCGCCACCGCTTCGGGGCGGCCTACGAGTTCTGGCAGGAGCTGCCCGCGGCGGCCGAGCTGCACCGGCTGCTGGTGGTGCCAGGCACGGTGCAGCTGCTGGTCGAAAACGCCATCAAGCACAACGCCGGCGACGACGACGACCCGCTGCGCATCACCATCGGGGCCACCATCGGGGCCACCGCCGAGGCCCTGCGCGTGGCCCACCCGCGCCGGCCCAAACGCACGGCCGTCGACTCGCTGGGCACGGGGCTGGCCAACTTGCGCGAGCGGTACCGGCTACTGGCCGGCCAGGAAATTACGGTGACGGCCACCGCCGCCACCTTTGCCGTGGCCGTGCCGCTGGTGGCGCTGGCCCCGGGGCCCCCCAAGCCCGCCTTGCGATGA
- the rpsK gene encoding 30S ribosomal protein S11, whose protein sequence is MAQKRKDKAKKRVVVVEQVGQVHIRASFNNIIISITNNNGQVISWASAGKMGFRGSKKNTPYAAQMAMSDCGKVAHDLGMRKAEVFVKGPGSGRESAIRALGNVGIEVTTIRDVTPLPHNGCRPPKRRRV, encoded by the coding sequence ATGGCACAAAAAAGAAAAGACAAAGCTAAGAAGCGCGTTGTCGTGGTGGAGCAAGTTGGACAAGTGCACATTCGTGCTTCATTCAACAACATTATCATCTCCATCACTAATAACAACGGACAAGTGATTTCGTGGGCTTCGGCTGGCAAAATGGGCTTCCGTGGTTCAAAGAAAAACACGCCTTACGCCGCCCAAATGGCGATGAGCGATTGCGGCAAAGTTGCCCATGATCTGGGTATGCGCAAAGCTGAAGTGTTCGTAAAGGGCCCCGGTTCGGGCCGTGAGTCGGCCATCCGCGCCTTGGGTAACGTGGGCATTGAGGTGACGACCATCCGCGACGTAACGCCGCTGCCGCACAACGGCTGCCGCCCGCCCAAGCGCCGTCGCGTCTGA
- the secY gene encoding preprotein translocase subunit SecY, with product MNKFITAIKNIFAIEDLRTRILNTLFFIAIYRLGSYVVLPGVDPTRLKTGAAGLFGILDTLLGGAFSHASIFALGIMPYISASIVLQLLTIAVPYFQKLQKEGESGRKKINQYTRILTIPIVLAQSVGFIATINAEAITNPGTFFTISTMLIITAGTLFCMWLGEKITDKGIGNGISMIIMIGIVSRLPGAIIGEAAAKGVNKSLIFLLELVVLFLVVMAVIVLTQAVRRIAVQYAKQVGGTTQLDAQRQFIPLKVNAAGVMPIIFAQSLMFVPAIAASVWQNKSDFASYIGVKFSDYTSWQYNLTFGILIVVFTYFYTAISVNPNQIADDLKRSGGFVPGVKPGRDTSEFIDEILTRITLPGAIALAAIAIFPAIALLLGVTRPFSAFYGGTSLIIMVGVVLDTVNQVQSYLLMQHYDGMMKSGRVRGRSQNVALAS from the coding sequence ATGAATAAGTTTATCACCGCGATAAAGAATATTTTTGCGATTGAGGATTTGCGTACGCGAATCCTCAATACGCTTTTTTTCATTGCTATCTATCGGCTGGGCTCATATGTCGTGCTGCCAGGTGTTGACCCAACCCGTTTGAAAACGGGCGCGGCTGGCTTGTTTGGTATTTTGGATACACTGCTCGGTGGTGCTTTTAGCCATGCCTCTATTTTCGCGCTGGGCATTATGCCCTACATCTCGGCTAGTATCGTTCTGCAATTGTTAACAATTGCAGTGCCTTATTTCCAGAAGCTGCAGAAGGAAGGTGAATCGGGTCGCAAGAAGATAAACCAGTATACACGTATCCTCACAATACCTATTGTGTTGGCTCAGTCGGTTGGTTTTATTGCTACCATAAATGCGGAGGCTATTACAAACCCAGGCACGTTCTTTACGATTTCGACCATGCTTATCATCACGGCGGGAACGCTGTTTTGCATGTGGCTGGGCGAAAAAATCACAGACAAAGGCATTGGTAATGGTATCTCCATGATTATCATGATAGGCATCGTATCGCGTCTTCCCGGTGCCATTATTGGGGAAGCAGCTGCTAAGGGAGTGAATAAGTCGTTGATTTTCCTGCTGGAATTGGTTGTACTCTTTCTAGTAGTAATGGCAGTAATCGTCCTGACGCAGGCAGTTCGCCGCATCGCTGTACAATATGCCAAGCAGGTAGGCGGTACTACACAGCTTGATGCACAGCGTCAGTTCATTCCACTGAAAGTAAACGCCGCTGGGGTAATGCCCATCATATTCGCTCAGTCGTTGATGTTCGTGCCAGCAATTGCTGCTTCAGTTTGGCAGAACAAGAGTGATTTTGCTAGCTATATTGGAGTGAAGTTTTCAGACTATACCTCTTGGCAATACAACCTGACGTTTGGGATTCTGATTGTTGTATTTACTTACTTTTACACAGCAATCAGTGTCAATCCTAACCAGATTGCAGATGACTTAAAGCGTAGTGGTGGCTTTGTGCCAGGCGTTAAACCTGGTCGGGACACTTCGGAATTTATTGATGAAATTCTGACCCGCATCACGTTGCCAGGCGCTATCGCACTTGCTGCTATTGCCATTTTCCCGGCTATTGCCTTGTTACTAGGCGTTACTCGTCCGTTCTCGGCATTCTATGGTGGTACTTCACTTATCATTATGGTAGGCGTAGTGCTTGATACGGTGAATCAGGTTCAGAGCTACCTGTTGATGCAGCACTACGACGGTATGATGAAATCGGGCCGGGTGCGTGGACGCTCGCAAAACGTGGCCCTGGCCTCGTAA
- a CDS encoding DNA-directed RNA polymerase subunit alpha — protein sequence MSILAFQMPEKVVMEKSDDFTGTFEFKPLEKGYGVTIGNALRRILLSSLEGFAITSVRTNSVLHEFSTIEGVIEDMSEIILNLKMVRFKKVSDAIPDKITVRVKGQDTFSGADISKFASGFQVLNPDHVICHVDPSKELEFELTINRGRGYVPADENKQIDQVFGQIAIDAIYTPIKNVKYSIENTRVEQKTDYEKLILEIQTDGSIHPEEALKGAANILIQHFMLFSDSTMATVGARVVEDEPIDEETMQMRKMLKTPLEDMELSVRAKNCLKAADIKTMGELVTLEIADMMKFRNFGKKSLTELENLVEERGLEFGMDLGKYRLEED from the coding sequence ATGTCAATCTTAGCTTTTCAGATGCCGGAGAAAGTAGTGATGGAGAAATCCGACGACTTCACCGGGACGTTTGAATTTAAACCGCTCGAGAAGGGCTACGGCGTGACCATCGGCAATGCGCTGCGTCGCATTCTGTTGTCGTCGCTGGAAGGTTTTGCCATTACTTCGGTGCGCACTAATAGCGTGTTGCACGAGTTCTCGACGATTGAAGGGGTGATTGAGGACATGTCCGAAATCATTCTGAATCTGAAAATGGTGCGCTTCAAGAAAGTGAGCGATGCCATTCCGGATAAAATTACGGTGCGCGTGAAAGGACAGGACACCTTTTCGGGCGCTGACATCAGCAAGTTTGCCAGCGGCTTTCAGGTGCTGAACCCGGACCACGTGATTTGCCACGTTGACCCGAGCAAAGAACTGGAATTTGAATTGACCATCAATCGTGGCCGCGGCTACGTACCGGCTGACGAAAACAAGCAGATTGACCAAGTATTTGGTCAGATTGCCATTGATGCTATTTACACGCCTATTAAGAACGTGAAATACAGCATTGAGAATACTCGCGTGGAGCAAAAGACTGACTACGAGAAGCTTATTCTTGAAATTCAGACCGATGGCTCTATCCATCCGGAAGAGGCGCTGAAAGGTGCAGCTAACATTTTGATTCAACACTTCATGCTGTTTTCGGACAGCACGATGGCTACCGTAGGGGCTCGTGTAGTGGAAGATGAGCCCATCGATGAGGAAACCATGCAGATGCGCAAAATGCTGAAAACTCCGTTGGAAGACATGGAGTTGAGCGTGCGCGCCAAGAACTGCCTCAAAGCTGCCGACATCAAGACCATGGGCGAGCTGGTGACCTTAGAGATTGCCGACATGATGAAGTTTCGGAACTTTGGCAAGAAGAGCCTGACAGAGTTGGAGAACTTGGTAGAGGAGCGCGGCCTGGAGTTCGGTATGGACCTCGGCAAGTACCGCCTCGAAGAAGACTAG